One Aquarana catesbeiana isolate 2022-GZ linkage group LG06, ASM4218655v1, whole genome shotgun sequence genomic region harbors:
- the LOC141147458 gene encoding olfactory receptor 5AR1-like, which yields MGNQTILKEFLLAGLSDLPHLQLPFFLFFLLIYLLTIIWNFLIIVLIVTDSHLHVPMYFFLGNLAGLDLCYSSLTVPRMLFDLHTKTKTISIQACITQVFFLIYFAGCEIFLLSVMSYDRYTAICQPLHYTQTMSWKVCVQLVSIVWCFSFTQSLVHTLHAFKLTFCGSDIIESFFCDLPLLFRISCSDTYINILLIFILGSFLSAGTITLTFLPYVYIIKTVLNIQSKGNRSKVFSTCTSHLTVVFMYYGSIMLNYFGPSAHHHFSGDKIVSVFYTVILPLLNPLIYSLRNQDFKTAFQRVFRKNSLPKYR from the coding sequence ATGGGAAATCAGACAATTTTGAAGGAATTCCTCCTCGCTGGACTGTCTGACCTTCCTCATCTCCagcttcctttttttctcttcttccttctcatcTACCTTCTGACAATAATCTGGAATTTTCTGATTATTGTCCTCATAGTCACTGACTCTCACCTCCATGTTCCTATGTATTTCTTCCTTGGGAACCTGGCTGGTTTGGACCTTTGTTATTCCTCATTAACTGTCCCACGAATGTTATTTGATCTTCACACCAAGACAAAGACAATTTCCATACAGGCTTGTATAACCCAAgtcttctttcttatttattttgccggTTGTGAAATTTTTCTGTTATCTGTCATGTCCTATGATCGATATACCGCCATTTGTCAGCCATTACATTACACACAGACCATGAGTTGGAAAGTGTGTGTACAGTTGGTGTCCATTGTGTGGTGTTTCAGCTTTACCCAGTCTTTGGTTCACACACTTCATGCCTTCAAATTAACATTTTGTGGATCAGATATTATAGAAAGCTTCTTCTGTGACCTTCCCCTATTATTTCGGATCTCCTGCAGTGACACCTACATCAATATTCTGCTCATCTTTATTTTGGGTAGCTTTCTTTCAGCTGGGACTATAACACTGACCTTTCTGCCCTATGTCTATATAATCAAAACTGTTCTTAATATACAATCTAAGGGAAATAGAAGTAAAGTTTTCTCTACTTGTACCTCTCACCTGACAGTGGTGTTTATGTATTATGGCTCCATTATGTTAAACTATTTTGGACCAAGTGCTCATCATCATTTTTCTGGTGACAAAATTGTGTCCGTCTTTTACACAGTGATCCTTCCTCTCCTCAATCCTCTCATTTACAGTCTGAGGAACCAGGATTTCAAAACAGCATTTCAAAGGGTTTTCAGGAAGAACTCACTGCCAAAATACAGGTAG